The following nucleotide sequence is from Coffea eugenioides isolate CCC68of chromosome 3, Ceug_1.0, whole genome shotgun sequence.
TGTTCACTTGTATGTGATGCTAAAATTTtgtaaaacaaatgattttgtGCGAGCACAAGCTGGTAGTGTTGATAAGGAcagatcattttttttttcataaaaggTTGAAAAGGTTGTGTGTTCGAGTGGATGATCATGAGAATCCCTATAACGCGTGGTTTATGACTTTAAATTCTTTAGTTGCGGAAGTTTTCGATCCCAATTCGATTGTTCAAATGAGACATTGTCAAGTAAATTTCACTAACTCAAGTCACGTATAAAATCAAAAGAACTGTCACGGAACAAGATTAGTGAATTTGACGTGAGAGGGTCTCTTATGTCTTCGATTGAATTGCATTGTCCACGACTGCACATTTGAAGCTATGGTCCATGCTATGGTGGTGACTGGAACTAAATCCACTGAACTTTttattatccaaaaaaaaaaaattatgatgtTCGATGTTACGTGCCTTCTTGTTGGTTTCTCCTGTCGCTTTACATTATGGGGCCTGGTTTTAATTGAGGCAAACAATAATATgcggatcaaattatgtgaaaAAACAAGTTCATCATGATTACGACGACCAATATTTGTTTGCACCTATCAAGAAACTTGACACCATGGAATGTGATGCCAGCTTTACTGATTAGAAAGCTCCATTTTTAATCCCTGATGAAGCTATCTTCTAATAAAggagaaaatataatttttttttatagaaaatgtAAAGAAACAAATAGTTGAAACGGTGAGTCAACTACCAAAAAATTTACTCATTCATACTTTTTTGTTTTAACCTTCATAGAATTCCTTAACCAATCTCTGTAAAAGTAAATCTTACAAATTACTGAGTCTGTCATCATTTGCATAGTACGTGGGCAAGTCCTTGTGTCGACTGATAATTATATGAATTGAGAACCGCAAAGAATGAGATCAAAGATTAGACAAGACCAGATATTGTTCATGTGATTTCTCTAGTCTTCGAGAtattctccaagaaattccaggAAAACAACAGGGTAAAAAGGATCAAATACGGCcgcggaggaggaggaggattaggaaaaattctcgATGCAAAGCCAAAGGGTGTGGCTCTTGGGATTCTGGGCAAGCCCATTTGTTCAGAGGGTGAAGTGGGCGCTCAAACTTAAGGGTGTTGAGTATGAATACATTGAAGAAGATCTATTCGACAAGAGCTCTTTGCTTTTGAAGTTAAATCCTCTTCAGAAATTGGTGCCTGTTCTTGTTCACAATCGAAAACCAATTTCAGAATCCATACTCATTCTTGAATATATTGATGAGGTCTGGAAACAGAACCCCTTGTTACCCCATGATCCTTATGAAAGAGCACAAGCACGTTTCTGGGCTAAATTTGCTGAAGAGAAGGTAATAAATTCTCCCTTGATCCTCGAATCTACCTTTAATTCATAGCACGGGCACGAAAACTAAAAATTGAGCATTTCTTATCACAACCCTTCGTCGTAGCAGAAGTTTTTACCAGTTCtccacccaaaaaaataaaaaaatttgttggCCTAGTAGAAGCAATTAGAGGAATCTCTTACTTTTGCAGCTCATGCTCTTATCTTCTCCCATGCTACTTTATAGCTAGGGGGGGATGAAAGCGTTTTGCTGCATtagaaattgattttaaaaaaagggACTTGAGCTTCAATTGAAGCCTAATTTCGTATTGATGTTATGCATTATTCAGGTTCGAGAGTCTACATGGGATGCTTTATGTTCGAGAGGTGAAGAGCGTGAAAAAGCTGTAAAATCATCTATAGAGGCATTGGAGAAGTTTGAAGAGGA
It contains:
- the LOC113765151 gene encoding probable glutathione S-transferase gives rise to the protein MQSQRVWLLGFWASPFVQRVKWALKLKGVEYEYIEEDLFDKSSLLLKLNPLQKLVPVLVHNRKPISESILILEYIDEVWKQNPLLPHDPYERAQARFWAKFAEEKVRESTWDALCSRGEEREKAVKSSIEALEKFEEELKLKGTKFFGGETIGFVDLVAGFISYQLPVFEEVGSMKILDSSKFPATFDWIYNFLNHPVIKDDLPAKDLMFDYYAKRSKEISDEKDSCRNA